In the Telopea speciosissima isolate NSW1024214 ecotype Mountain lineage chromosome 2, Tspe_v1, whole genome shotgun sequence genome, one interval contains:
- the LOC122651462 gene encoding EP1-like glycoprotein 3 has product MATFPVHCHLHIPPNPSGFPSNISNSKNPKMEFYQLTLTLLVCFFSGSASKSDIPIGYRVTVPVPLEFNEGFKGKAFIMEIGNSEPDFRAALSVEAMNNLKRYSCSLQVFLGGTKVWSSGHFSPFYPSQRCVLELRKDGELLLMGARRRVGWRTNTSGEGVERLQLLITGNLVLTDAMNNIKWQSFDFPTDVMLWSQVLKASARLTSFSTNSSELNSYSLEVQNNKIALYLNSGTWKYPYWEFRPSKSQNIAFAELGSTGLKLFNVRHRRIAQISPTRYEPVRFLALNNKTGNLGLYYYSVDKRKFEASYQALNRTCDLPQACKPYSICNTPSNSCTCIEISGSREGLNPSLGSDCSEEFPSEFCNVSTGPVEMVELKGISSNLMSNNQIYNISKESCSSSCLANCSCVAALYSAGGCFLYGLVSGMKQIDRGVGMSYYLVKVPKGIGKSHRKSSRLKILLLVMGGILDGLVLLVLGGFAFYYFVIRKRRKDSSGNDST; this is encoded by the exons ATGGCCACCTTTCCTGTTCACTGTCACCTTCACATTCCCCCAAATCCCTCGGGCTTTCCATCGAACATCTCGAACTCGAAAAATCCAAAAATGGAGTTCTACCAACTTACACTGACCCTTCTCGTCTGCTTCTTCTCTGGCTCTGCTTCTAAATCCGATATTCCAATCGGTTACAGAGTCACAGTACCAGTTCCTCTCGAATTCAACGAGGGTTTCAAAGGAAAAGCTTTTATTATGGAGATTGGCAACAGTGAACCTGATTTCAGGGCTGCGTTGAGCGTGGAAGCCATGAATAAtctgaagaggtattcatgttctCTGCAAGTGTTTCTTGGAGGCACTAAGGTGTGGAGTTCCGGCCACTTTTCGCCGTTTTACCCGTCGCAGAGATGCGTTTTGGAGCTGAGGAAAGATGGAGAGTTGCTATTGATGGGTGCGAGGAGACGAGTTGGGTGGAGAACCAATACTTCTGGAGAAGGTGTGGAG AGGTTACAGTTACTAATCACAGGCAATCTTGTTCTAACTGATGCAATGAACAACATAAAGTGGCAGAGTTTTGACTTCCCCACAGATGTGATGCTCTGGAGCCAAGTACTCAAGGCCTCTGCTCGCCTTACTTCTTTCTCAACCAACTCATCAGAGTTGAACTCTTACTCTTTGGAAGTTCAAAACAACAAGATAGCTTTATACTTGAATTCTGGCACTTGGAAGTATCCTTACTGGGAATTCAGGCCTTCGAAAAGCCAAAACATCGCTTTTGCTGAGTTAGGATCGACAGGATTGAAGCTCTTCAATGTTAGACATCGAAGAATTGCTCAAATTTCACCGACAAGATATGAACCGGTGAGATTCTTAGCACTGaataacaaaacaggaaactTGGGACTCTATTATTATTCAGTTGATAAGAGGAAGTTTGAGGCCTCATATCAAGCGCTGAATAGAACATGTGATCTTCCTCAAGCATGTAAACCCTATAGTATTTGTAATACCCCGTCCAACAGCTGTACCTGTATCGAAATTTCAGGATCAAGAGAAGGTCTTAATCCCAGTCTCGGATCTGATTGTAGTGAAGAATTTCCAAGTGAGTTCTGCAATGTCAGCACTGGCCCCGTGGAGATGGTGGAGTTAAAGGGTATCAGTAGTAATCTGATGAGTAACAATCAAATTTATAACATTAGTAAAGAGTCATGTTCGAGCTCTTGCTTGGCCAATTGTTCATGTGTTGCTGCATTatattctgcaggtggatgcttCCTTTATGGGCTGGTTAGTGGAATGAAACAGATTGACAGGGGAGTTGGGATGAGTTATTATTTGGTTAAAGTTCCCAAGGGAATTGGTAAGAGTCATCGGAAGAGTTCTAGACTGAAAATTTTGCTCTTGGTCATGGGAGGGATCCTTGATGGATTGGTTCTTCTTGTTCTTGGAGGGTttgctttttattattttgtaatcagaaagagaagaaaggattCATCAGGCAATGACAGTACTTGA